The following are encoded in a window of Haliotis asinina isolate JCU_RB_2024 chromosome 14, JCU_Hal_asi_v2, whole genome shotgun sequence genomic DNA:
- the LOC137261176 gene encoding uncharacterized protein, which translates to MTYYNGIVTTPCVRVVPRHSVASQLRMWNVVFVAAVLSWVTCTLAVTPHILPPLVQTGPEAALIITPGAYLKGEVYGPLGTRIQQSTDLKLWVVLLGEFIDDLPNPVELPKGIANATAQLRKRGMMSDNIFLAGHSLGGVFVGEYGKSHAQELKGILLLASYLTKGNPLSQYPLPVLTISGDLDGMAHITRIADSFQQLKGDVAKNTSAMYRTPVIVMSGINHGQFASGEMTPSVLEKDLEPEVNLTTAHEIIARHCNDFMVATLKQPSSQVMTAQKALTTAYKNTSVITEPLIQMKALDENDHLVSGWSIQAQKILADNVLPNLQVVNSVYDFAEFGLSRPKVNKTGSDEASVATYTYVDVPSNPMDVSTTPDSALQLEVKMKSREAIAGAATSGGEAVTDSVGSCREINEAALKLAVSSSSLQAQHRYRTRAVRPVVLKNDTSMKTGMEWLPSKLQLTQTDHALEVTSPSLITPVDFIISSLAGVFYCKLLSPYRAMEWIYVDSLRNHTL; encoded by the exons ATGACCTACTACAACGGCATTGTGACCACGCCTTGTGTGAGAGTAGTTCCACGCCATTCAGTCGCTTCGCAGCTCAGGATGTGGAACGTTGTCTTTGTCGCTGCCGTTCTTAGCTGGGTCACGTGTACCCTAGCGGTCACCCCCCACATTCTTCCCCCTCTGGTCCAAACAGGACCAGAAGCAGCACTTATTATTACCCCGGGGGCGTATCTGAAGGGAGAAGTATATGGACCGTTAG GAACTAGGATCCAACAGTCGACAGACCTGAAACTCTGGGTCGTCCTTCTCGGGGAGTTCATCGATGACCTTCCAAATCCAGTAGAGCTGCCCAAGGGCATAGCAAACGCTACTGCGCAGCTCCGGAAGCGTGGAATGATGTCTGATAACATATTCCTGGCTGGACACAGTTTAGGAG GTGTCTTTGTGGGTGAGTATGGGAAATCTCATGCACAAGAGTTAAAGGGCATCTTGCTGTTGGCGTCTTACCTCACCAAGGGGAATCCCCTGTCCCAGTATCCTCTTCCTGTCCTCACTATCTCCGGCGACCTGGACGGCATGGCCCACATCACCAGGATCGCCGACAGCTTCCA GCAGCTGAAAGGCGATGTCGCCAAGAACACCAGCGCCATGTACCGCACCCCCGTCATCGTCATGTCTGGAATAAACCACGGCCAGTTCGCATCTGGTGAAATGACTCCAAGCGTCCTCGAGAAGGACCTTGAGCCGGAAGTGAACCTGACGACTGCGCATGAGATCATAGCTCGGCACTGTAACGATTTCATGGTGGCAACTTTGAAGCAGCCATCAAGTCAGGTGATGACTGCTCAGAAGGCCTTGACCACGGCATACAAGAACACCAGCGTTATCACAGAG CCTCTGATCCAGATGAAGGCACTGGACGAGAATGACCACCTGGTGTCCGGATGGAGCATCCAGGCACAAAAGATCCTTGCTGACAACGTGCTGCCCAACCTCCAG GTGGTCAATAGTGTCTATGACTTCGCGGAGTTTGGCCTCTCGAGACCAAAGGTAAACAAGACAGGGTCGGACGAAGCATCTGTAGCAACGTATACCTACGTGGACGTCCCGTCTAACCCGATGGACGTCTCCACAACGCCCGACTCGGCCCTGCAGCTCGAGGTGAAGATGAAGTCCCGCGAAGCAATAGCTGGAGCAGCGACCTCTGGTGGCGAGGCAGTCACAGACTCAGTCGGAAGTTGCAGGGAGATAAACGAG GCCGCGCTGAAGCTGGCTGTTAGTTCCTCCTCCCTCCAAGCACAGCATCGGTATCGGACACGAGCTGTGCGACCGGTGGTTTTGAAGAACGACACCAGTATGAAGACTGGAATGGAATGGCTACCAAGTAAACTCCAGCTGACACAAACAGATCATGCCCTGGAGGTGACTTCACCCTCCCTGATAACACCAGTGGATTTCATTATTTCCTCTCTGGCTGGGGTGTTCTACTGCAAACTGTTGTCGCCGTATCGCGCAATGGAGTGGATCTATGTGGACTCGCTCAGGAACCATACTCTCTGA